A single genomic interval of Microbacterium hydrocarbonoxydans harbors:
- the guaB gene encoding IMP dehydrogenase, with the protein MDQHDPFGFVGLTYDDVLLLPGHTDVIPSEADTSSRITRRISVATPLLSSAMDTVTESRMAIAMAREGGIGILHRNLSIADQAAHVDRVKRSESGMITDPITTNPDATVEEVDALCAKYRISGLPVVDPDGRLVGIITNRDMRFVSGFERQTTFVKDVMTSEGLVTAKVGVAAGEVISLFAKHRVEKLPLIDDEGKLAGLITIKDFDKSEKYPLATKDDQGRLRVGAAIGFFGDAWERAEALRDAGVDVLVVDTANGQSQGVIDLVTRLKADESFAHIDVIGGNVATREGAQALIDAGVDAVKVGVGPGSICTTRVVAGVGVPQVTAVYEASLAARPAGVPVIADGGLQYSGDIAKALVAGADAVMLGSLLAGTDESPGEIVFQSGKQFKQYRGMGSLGAMQTRGKQTSYSKDRYFQADVPSDDKLIPEGIEGQVPYRGPVSAVAYQLVGGLRQSMFYVGARTIEELKQRGKFVRITAAGLKESHPHDVQIVVEAPNYKR; encoded by the coding sequence ATGGACCAGCACGACCCCTTCGGCTTCGTCGGACTCACGTACGACGATGTGCTGCTCCTCCCGGGGCACACCGACGTCATCCCCAGCGAGGCTGACACCTCGTCGCGGATCACTCGCCGCATCTCGGTCGCCACCCCGCTGCTCTCCAGCGCGATGGACACGGTCACGGAATCCCGCATGGCGATCGCGATGGCCCGTGAGGGCGGTATCGGCATCCTGCACCGCAACCTCTCGATCGCCGACCAGGCCGCACACGTCGACCGCGTCAAGCGCAGCGAGTCGGGCATGATCACCGACCCGATCACGACCAACCCCGACGCGACCGTCGAAGAGGTCGACGCGCTGTGCGCCAAGTACCGCATCTCCGGCCTCCCCGTGGTCGACCCCGACGGGCGGCTCGTCGGCATCATCACGAACCGCGACATGCGCTTCGTCTCGGGCTTCGAGCGTCAGACCACGTTCGTGAAGGACGTCATGACGTCGGAGGGCCTCGTCACCGCCAAGGTCGGCGTCGCCGCGGGAGAGGTCATCTCGCTGTTCGCCAAGCACCGCGTCGAGAAGTTGCCGCTCATCGACGACGAGGGCAAGCTCGCAGGGCTCATCACCATCAAGGACTTCGACAAGAGCGAGAAGTACCCCCTCGCCACCAAGGACGACCAGGGGCGGCTGCGCGTCGGCGCGGCCATCGGCTTCTTCGGCGACGCCTGGGAGCGCGCGGAGGCGCTGCGCGACGCCGGAGTGGACGTGCTCGTCGTCGACACCGCCAACGGGCAGTCGCAGGGCGTGATCGATCTCGTCACCCGCCTCAAGGCGGACGAGAGCTTCGCGCACATCGACGTCATCGGCGGCAACGTCGCCACACGTGAGGGCGCTCAGGCTCTGATCGACGCGGGCGTCGACGCGGTCAAGGTCGGCGTCGGCCCCGGTTCCATCTGCACGACCCGCGTCGTGGCCGGTGTGGGCGTGCCCCAGGTCACCGCGGTCTACGAGGCTTCGCTCGCCGCGCGCCCCGCCGGCGTGCCGGTGATCGCGGACGGTGGCCTGCAGTACTCGGGTGACATCGCCAAGGCGCTCGTCGCCGGTGCGGACGCCGTGATGCTCGGCTCGCTGCTGGCCGGCACCGACGAGTCGCCGGGTGAGATCGTCTTCCAGTCGGGCAAGCAGTTCAAGCAGTACCGCGGAATGGGCTCGCTCGGTGCCATGCAGACCCGTGGCAAGCAGACCTCTTACTCGAAGGACCGCTACTTCCAGGCCGATGTGCCCAGCGACGACAAGCTCATCCCCGAGGGCATCGAGGGCCAGGTGCCGTATCGCGGACCGGTCTCGGCCGTCGCGTACCAGCTGGTCGGCGGACTGCGTCAGTCGATGTTCTACGTGGGCGCTCGCACCATCGAGGAGCTCAAGCAGCGTGG
- a CDS encoding branched-chain amino acid ABC transporter permease: MRWVIILLASLLAIAFLWLQPPAAASAEETDDGQEITEFYFAGVITFDDDPVEGVVMSIKGNGFEGDTETDAEGKWRLYVPEKETYTLTVDEDTLPKGVIVDPALLPEGTQPIAGTTASFEVEFGLTGTKIMNLFLGEGERLTTSFIDQLLSRLVGGLNFGLLLALASMGAALIYGTTRLSNFAHAEMVTWGGLVALVTTSFWHLPLWLGIVAAVVGGGLFGWALDAGIWRPLRRRGLGVVQLMIVSIGLSLALRYAFQYLIGGGTRQLPGASPEPFRFGPISLSYIDLIGIVVSVVVILGVAFFLTRTRIGKATRAISDNPQLAAASGIDVDKVVRYVWILSGTLAAISGILWAYFRPGVKWDMGMQMLLLIFAAITLGGLGTAFGALVGSLIVGIAVEVSTLWIPSDLKYASALVVLIVILLVRPQGLLGRRERLG; this comes from the coding sequence ATGCGGTGGGTCATCATCCTGCTCGCGTCGCTGCTCGCCATCGCATTCCTGTGGTTGCAGCCCCCGGCAGCGGCCTCCGCCGAAGAGACGGACGACGGCCAGGAGATCACCGAGTTCTACTTCGCCGGCGTCATCACCTTCGATGACGACCCGGTCGAAGGCGTCGTGATGTCCATCAAAGGCAACGGCTTCGAGGGCGACACCGAGACGGATGCCGAGGGCAAGTGGCGCCTGTACGTCCCCGAGAAGGAGACCTACACGCTCACCGTCGATGAGGACACTCTCCCGAAGGGCGTGATCGTCGATCCCGCCCTGCTGCCGGAGGGCACGCAGCCGATCGCCGGGACCACGGCGTCGTTCGAGGTGGAGTTCGGCCTCACCGGCACGAAGATCATGAACCTCTTCCTCGGTGAGGGCGAGCGTCTGACGACCTCCTTCATCGACCAGCTGCTGTCTCGCCTGGTGGGTGGGCTCAACTTCGGCCTCCTCCTCGCGTTGGCCTCGATGGGCGCAGCGCTCATCTACGGCACCACGCGCCTGTCGAACTTCGCGCACGCCGAGATGGTGACCTGGGGCGGCCTCGTCGCACTGGTCACGACGAGCTTCTGGCATCTTCCGCTGTGGCTCGGGATCGTGGCGGCCGTGGTCGGCGGTGGTCTGTTCGGCTGGGCCCTGGATGCCGGGATCTGGCGTCCCCTCAGGCGACGCGGTCTCGGAGTCGTCCAGCTGATGATCGTCAGCATCGGACTCTCGCTCGCCCTGCGCTACGCGTTCCAGTACCTGATCGGCGGTGGCACGCGTCAGTTGCCTGGCGCCAGCCCGGAGCCGTTCCGATTCGGCCCGATCTCGCTCTCCTACATCGACCTGATCGGCATCGTCGTGAGCGTCGTGGTGATCCTCGGCGTCGCGTTCTTCCTGACCCGCACCCGCATCGGCAAGGCCACTCGAGCGATCTCCGACAACCCGCAGCTCGCCGCGGCATCCGGCATCGACGTCGACAAGGTCGTCCGCTACGTGTGGATCCTCTCCGGCACGCTGGCTGCGATCTCGGGCATCCTCTGGGCGTACTTCCGACCCGGCGTCAAGTGGGACATGGGCATGCAGATGCTCCTGCTCATCTTCGCGGCCATCACGCTCGGCGGTCTCGGCACCGCGTTCGGCGCCCTGGTCGGCTCACTCATCGTCGGCATCGCGGTCGAGGTCTCGACGCTGTGGATCCCGTCCGATCTGAAGTATGCGAGCGCGCTGGTCGTGCTCATCGTGATCCTCCTCGTCAGACCGCAGGGCCTGCTGGGACGCAGGGAAAGGTTGGGCTGA
- a CDS encoding branched-chain amino acid ABC transporter permease, which yields MDFGSIFSNTATYLFSPVTLAYALAATGLAVHFGYAGLLNFGMAAFMAIGGYGYAISVLTFGLPWWIGMLIGLLGGAFFAVLLGIPTLRLRADYLAIATIAAGEIVRLLFTTQIFDEYTNSADGLAQFNGGFRDANPFPQGTYGFGPWTYSANDLWNRVFGLLVLVVAVLLVWSLMRSPWGRVLKGIREDEDAVRSLGKNVFAYKMQALIVGGVIGAAGGIVFVLPSAVVPGSYTTSLTFFLWTVLLLGGAATVFGPTLGAILFWVVFAFMANLLPSMAKAGLLPMSDSQASTLVFIFVGIALMLLVIFRPQGILGDKREMTFVK from the coding sequence ATGGACTTCGGAAGCATCTTCTCCAATACGGCCACCTATCTCTTCAGCCCGGTCACGCTGGCCTACGCGCTGGCGGCGACGGGACTGGCCGTGCACTTCGGCTATGCGGGACTGCTCAACTTCGGCATGGCTGCCTTCATGGCGATCGGCGGGTACGGGTACGCGATCTCGGTGCTGACCTTCGGGCTCCCCTGGTGGATCGGCATGCTGATCGGCCTCCTCGGCGGTGCGTTCTTCGCCGTGCTGCTCGGCATCCCGACCCTGCGGCTGCGCGCCGACTACCTCGCGATCGCCACGATCGCCGCGGGTGAGATCGTGCGCCTGCTGTTCACGACGCAGATCTTCGACGAGTACACCAACTCCGCCGACGGGCTCGCGCAGTTCAACGGCGGCTTCCGCGACGCCAACCCGTTCCCGCAGGGCACCTACGGGTTCGGCCCGTGGACCTACAGTGCGAACGACCTGTGGAACCGCGTGTTCGGACTCCTCGTCCTCGTGGTCGCCGTGCTGCTGGTCTGGTCGCTCATGCGAAGCCCGTGGGGCCGAGTTCTCAAGGGCATCCGAGAGGACGAGGACGCCGTGCGCTCGCTCGGCAAGAACGTCTTCGCGTACAAGATGCAGGCGCTCATCGTCGGAGGCGTCATCGGCGCAGCCGGAGGAATCGTGTTCGTCCTCCCCTCCGCCGTCGTCCCCGGCAGCTACACGACCTCGCTGACCTTCTTCCTGTGGACGGTGCTGCTGCTCGGCGGCGCCGCCACCGTCTTCGGCCCCACGCTGGGTGCGATCCTCTTCTGGGTCGTCTTCGCCTTCATGGCGAACCTGCTGCCGTCGATGGCGAAGGCCGGTCTGCTGCCGATGTCCGACAGCCAGGCATCGACGCTCGTGTTCATCTTCGTCGGCATCGCCCTGATGCTGCTCGTGATCTTCCGACCTCAGGGCATTCTCGGAGACAAGAGGGAGATGACCTTTGTCAAATGA
- a CDS encoding ABC transporter ATP-binding protein — MRRPKTTGLTTGPAAPGVPKVDPILVVDAVQRRFGGLTAVDVDHLEIPRGAITALIGPNGAGKTTLFNLLCGFDKPNSGTWSFDGTSLSGVPSFKVARMGQVRTFQLTKSLSLLTVLENMKLGAPGQRGEGFWSSLFPFLWRKQDQEIEVKARELLTRFKLDAKEKDFAASLSGGQRKLLEMARALMSDPTLVMLDEPMAGVNPALTQSLLDHILDLKGLGMTVLFVEHDMHMVRHIADWVVVMAEGRVVAEGPPEEVMEDPAVVDAYLGAHQDLDLGAVTGRIPVIENAAAARLREQIEAEAEAELEATSTLDQDQKGNA, encoded by the coding sequence ATCCGCCGTCCGAAGACCACCGGTCTCACCACGGGGCCGGCGGCCCCCGGCGTGCCGAAGGTCGACCCCATCCTCGTCGTCGACGCCGTGCAGCGGCGCTTCGGCGGCCTGACTGCCGTCGACGTCGATCACCTCGAGATCCCGCGCGGAGCGATCACCGCCCTGATCGGACCGAACGGCGCGGGCAAGACCACGCTGTTCAACCTGCTCTGCGGTTTCGACAAGCCGAACAGCGGCACCTGGTCGTTCGACGGCACCAGCCTCTCGGGCGTGCCCTCCTTCAAGGTCGCCCGCATGGGGCAGGTGCGCACCTTCCAGCTGACGAAGTCGCTGTCGCTGCTCACGGTGCTCGAGAACATGAAGCTCGGTGCTCCCGGCCAGCGCGGCGAGGGCTTCTGGTCGAGCCTGTTCCCGTTCCTGTGGCGCAAGCAGGACCAGGAGATCGAGGTGAAGGCGCGTGAGCTCCTCACCCGGTTCAAGCTCGACGCGAAGGAGAAGGACTTCGCTGCCTCGCTCTCCGGCGGGCAGCGCAAGCTCCTCGAGATGGCGCGGGCTCTGATGAGCGACCCGACCCTCGTGATGCTCGACGAGCCGATGGCCGGGGTCAACCCGGCGCTCACGCAGTCGCTGCTCGACCACATCCTCGACCTCAAGGGGCTCGGGATGACGGTGCTGTTCGTCGAGCACGACATGCACATGGTCCGCCACATCGCCGACTGGGTCGTCGTCATGGCCGAAGGACGCGTCGTCGCGGAGGGACCCCCCGAGGAGGTCATGGAGGACCCTGCGGTCGTCGATGCCTACCTGGGCGCGCACCAGGACCTCGACCTCGGCGCGGTCACCGGCCGCATCCCGGTCATCGAGAACGCGGCGGCCGCCAGGCTCCGTGAGCAGATCGAAGCAGAGGCCGAAGCGGAGCTCGAAGCGACGAGCACCCTCGACCAGGATCAGAAGGGCAACGCATGA
- a CDS encoding ABC transporter ATP-binding protein produces MSADTSATSPAAADVIVELKDVHAGYLPGVNILNGANLVARQGELIGIIGPNGAGKSTLLKAIFGMVNVRSGDITVKGESIVGLKADKLVKRGVAFVPQTNNVFPSLSIEENLQMGLYQNPKIYDERLEFVTGIFAELGKRLKQRAGSLSGGERQMVAMSRALMMDPSVLLLDEPSAGLSPVRQDDAFIRVSDINKAGVTTIMVEQNARRCLQICDRGYVLDQGKDAYEGTGRDLLNDPKVIGLYLGTLGTDAA; encoded by the coding sequence ATGAGCGCGGACACCTCAGCCACGTCGCCGGCAGCCGCTGACGTCATCGTCGAGCTCAAGGACGTGCATGCCGGGTACCTCCCGGGGGTGAACATCCTCAACGGCGCGAACCTGGTCGCGCGGCAGGGCGAGCTGATCGGCATCATCGGCCCGAACGGTGCAGGCAAGTCGACGCTGCTGAAGGCGATCTTCGGGATGGTCAACGTGCGAAGCGGCGACATCACCGTGAAGGGCGAGAGCATCGTAGGCCTGAAGGCCGACAAGCTCGTCAAGCGCGGTGTCGCCTTCGTCCCCCAGACGAACAACGTCTTCCCCTCGCTCTCCATCGAGGAGAACCTGCAGATGGGGCTCTACCAGAACCCCAAGATCTACGACGAGCGCCTCGAGTTCGTGACGGGCATCTTCGCGGAGCTGGGCAAGCGCCTCAAGCAGCGCGCAGGATCGCTCTCCGGTGGTGAACGCCAGATGGTGGCGATGTCCAGGGCCCTGATGATGGACCCCTCCGTGCTGCTCCTCGACGAGCCGTCCGCCGGGCTCTCCCCCGTGCGCCAGGATGATGCGTTCATCCGCGTCTCCGACATCAACAAGGCCGGCGTCACGACCATCATGGTCGAGCAGAACGCCCGTCGCTGCCTCCAGATCTGCGACCGCGGCTACGTGCTCGATCAGGGCAAGGACGCGTACGAGGGCACCGGGCGCGACCTGCTCAACGATCCGAAGGTCATCGGCCTGTACCTCGGAACGCTCGGCACGGACGCCGCCTGA
- a CDS encoding ABC transporter substrate-binding protein: MTAFTRSRSAKILAGVALLSASAIVVAGCTSTPSDEPSGDGGKPAADLTLELGSLLPQTGSLSFLGPPMESGVGLAVKEVNDADAGVTINLTAEDEGDTDTKAYETSITKLQGAGVTAIVGAAASGVSRLILDGNVSAGILQISASNTGPDFTDWDDNGLYFRTAPSDLLQGEVLGNLIAEDGHKTLGVIYQNDAYGTGLFENIKSTFEGAGGEVVADASYNVGDGQFDAQVETIKAQNPDAVAIVSFDQFKTIAPLLVNAGITPDKFYLVDGNLSDYGSSPDTNFPFSLEGAQGTKPGPALEDDFTDRLQEFWTGEGNAEVNDFTYAAEAYDAVVLVALASLAAGSTEGADIAEKMAEVSGGSGDGEKCTSFEDCAKIINDGGTADYDGYSGEVTFDENGDPQGASIGTYEYSADNLISRTN; this comes from the coding sequence ATGACCGCATTCACGCGCTCGCGCAGCGCCAAGATTCTCGCCGGAGTCGCGCTGCTGAGCGCCTCGGCGATCGTCGTCGCAGGCTGCACCAGCACGCCCTCGGATGAGCCGTCCGGCGACGGCGGAAAGCCGGCCGCCGACCTCACCCTCGAGCTCGGGTCGCTGCTGCCGCAGACCGGTTCGCTGTCGTTCCTCGGCCCGCCCATGGAATCGGGCGTCGGGCTGGCCGTCAAGGAGGTCAACGATGCCGATGCCGGTGTCACGATCAACCTGACCGCCGAAGACGAGGGCGACACCGACACCAAGGCGTACGAGACCTCGATCACCAAGCTCCAGGGCGCAGGCGTCACCGCCATCGTCGGTGCTGCGGCATCCGGCGTCTCCCGCCTGATCCTCGACGGCAACGTCAGCGCCGGCATCCTGCAGATCTCCGCGTCGAACACCGGCCCCGACTTCACGGACTGGGACGACAACGGCCTCTACTTCCGCACCGCACCGAGCGACCTGCTCCAGGGCGAGGTGCTCGGCAACCTGATCGCCGAGGACGGACACAAGACCCTCGGCGTCATCTATCAGAACGACGCATACGGCACGGGTCTCTTCGAGAACATCAAGTCGACGTTCGAGGGTGCAGGTGGCGAGGTCGTCGCCGACGCGTCCTACAACGTCGGTGACGGTCAGTTCGACGCACAGGTCGAGACCATCAAGGCGCAGAACCCCGACGCCGTCGCGATCGTCTCGTTCGACCAGTTCAAGACGATCGCCCCGCTGCTCGTGAACGCGGGCATCACGCCGGACAAGTTCTACCTCGTCGACGGAAACCTGTCGGACTACGGCTCGTCGCCCGACACGAACTTCCCGTTCTCGCTCGAGGGTGCTCAGGGCACGAAGCCTGGCCCGGCGCTCGAGGACGACTTCACCGACCGCCTCCAGGAGTTCTGGACGGGTGAGGGCAACGCCGAGGTCAACGACTTCACGTACGCGGCCGAGGCATACGACGCCGTCGTGCTCGTCGCTCTCGCATCGCTCGCAGCCGGCTCGACCGAGGGTGCGGACATCGCGGAGAAGATGGCCGAGGTCTCCGGTGGTAGCGGCGACGGTGAGAAGTGCACCAGCTTCGAGGACTGCGCCAAGATCATCAACGACGGCGGCACGGCCGACTACGACGGCTACTCCGGCGAGGTCACGTTCGACGAGAACGGCGACCCGCAGGGCGCCTCGATCGGCACGTACGAGTACAGCGCCGACAACCTGATCTCCCGCACCAACTGA
- the rarD gene encoding EamA family transporter RarD, translating to MPPTTASARATQTAGVAYAGGAYLLWGVLPLYFLLLTPTGPWEVVAWRVLLSLAFCLILLTATRGWSAFGVIIRQPKLLGWTALAGILIYVNWQVFLIGTLTGHVVETSLGYFINPITTVLLGVFVLKERIRRLQWVAIGIAAVAVVVIVLFYRSFPWIALSLTASFGVYGLIKKKIGPAVDAVSGLTLESFWLIPIAVVQLILVATTTGITMGANGPWHAALLAFAGVATAVPLLLFAAGTRRINLAIIGMIQFITPIMQFIIGAAVLGEPMPVERWAGFIIVWIAILVFVIDLLLAARRGRRSAQPELV from the coding sequence GTGCCCCCGACGACCGCCTCCGCCCGCGCCACTCAGACCGCGGGGGTCGCGTACGCGGGAGGCGCCTACCTGCTGTGGGGCGTCCTGCCCCTCTACTTCCTGCTCCTCACACCGACGGGGCCCTGGGAGGTCGTCGCCTGGCGGGTACTGCTGTCCCTCGCCTTCTGCCTGATCCTGCTCACGGCGACGCGAGGCTGGTCCGCCTTCGGTGTGATCATCCGGCAGCCGAAGCTGCTCGGGTGGACCGCGCTGGCCGGCATCCTGATCTACGTCAACTGGCAGGTCTTCCTCATCGGCACGCTCACGGGCCACGTGGTCGAGACGAGCCTGGGCTACTTCATCAACCCGATCACCACCGTGCTGCTCGGTGTCTTCGTGCTCAAGGAGCGGATCCGCCGACTGCAGTGGGTCGCGATCGGCATCGCTGCGGTGGCGGTGGTCGTCATCGTGCTCTTCTACCGATCGTTCCCCTGGATCGCGCTCTCGCTGACCGCGTCCTTCGGCGTCTACGGACTCATCAAGAAGAAGATCGGACCAGCGGTCGACGCGGTCAGCGGTCTGACGCTGGAGTCCTTCTGGCTGATCCCGATCGCGGTCGTCCAGCTGATCCTGGTCGCCACGACCACAGGGATCACGATGGGCGCGAACGGCCCGTGGCACGCAGCGCTGCTCGCCTTCGCCGGCGTCGCGACCGCTGTACCCCTGCTGCTCTTCGCGGCAGGGACACGACGGATCAACCTCGCCATCATCGGGATGATCCAGTTCATCACCCCGATCATGCAGTTCATCATCGGCGCGGCCGTACTCGGCGAGCCGATGCCGGTCGAGCGATGGGCGGGGTTCATCATCGTCTGGATCGCGATCCTGGTGTTCGTGATCGACCTGCTGCTCGCCGCGCGACGTGGGCGACGGAGTGCGCAGCCGGAACTGGTCTGA
- the groES gene encoding co-chaperone GroES, whose amino-acid sequence MSVSIKPLEDRIVIKQVEAEQTTASGLVIPDTAKEKPQEGEVVAVGPGRIDDNGNRVPLDVAVGDRVLYSKYGGTEVKFGADEFLVLSARDVLAVVVR is encoded by the coding sequence GTGTCGGTTTCCATCAAGCCGCTCGAGGACCGCATCGTCATCAAGCAGGTCGAGGCTGAGCAGACCACCGCGAGTGGCCTGGTCATCCCCGACACCGCCAAGGAGAAGCCCCAGGAGGGCGAGGTCGTGGCCGTGGGTCCTGGCCGCATCGATGACAACGGCAACCGCGTTCCGCTCGACGTCGCCGTCGGCGACCGCGTGCTGTACAGCAAGTACGGCGGCACCGAGGTGAAGTTCGGCGCAGACGAGTTCCTCGTCCTGTCGGCTCGCGACGTGCTCGCAGTCGTCGTCCGCTGA
- a CDS encoding class I SAM-dependent methyltransferase → MEISELRALLTPDGLELLDSLGPVEQVGDVARSVSQLRAAGHSPDLVSAVVGQARLRAKATGKFGDFAARMLFTRAGLEQATRLGVAARHAQRLRQAGITHVSDLGCGIGGDSLAFAGAGLDVLAVDADEVTAAIAAYNLAPFGEDATVLHGTAEDHVPAGGVATQAIWMDPARRTSGHSETSRVSSSDYSPPLDWAFDVASRIPAGIKLGPGHDRDALPADAEAQWVSADGSVVELVVWTGSLAREGVRRAALVVRGERSHELTAGADADDAPVRDLGAFLHEPDGAVIRARLIGDVARTLDAGMLDERIAYLTSDAALTSPFVQSFRVRETMPANPKAISAVLKAHGIGTLEIKKRGMDIDPAAFRKKLTLRGDQAATLILTRVGDQRRAILADRVPAPE, encoded by the coding sequence GTGGAGATCTCCGAGCTGCGCGCCCTGCTCACCCCTGACGGGCTGGAGCTGCTCGACAGCCTCGGACCCGTCGAGCAGGTCGGCGATGTCGCCCGTTCCGTGTCGCAGCTGCGGGCGGCCGGCCACTCCCCCGACCTCGTCTCGGCCGTCGTGGGCCAGGCACGTCTGCGGGCGAAGGCCACGGGAAAGTTCGGCGACTTCGCCGCGCGGATGCTCTTCACCCGCGCCGGACTCGAGCAGGCGACCCGGCTGGGCGTCGCTGCGCGCCACGCCCAGCGGCTCCGGCAGGCGGGGATCACCCACGTCTCTGACCTCGGCTGCGGGATCGGCGGCGATTCCCTCGCGTTCGCCGGCGCAGGACTCGACGTGCTCGCTGTCGACGCCGACGAGGTCACCGCGGCCATCGCCGCCTACAACCTGGCGCCGTTCGGCGAGGATGCGACCGTCCTGCACGGAACGGCCGAGGACCACGTCCCCGCAGGCGGCGTCGCCACGCAGGCTATCTGGATGGACCCCGCCCGCCGCACGTCCGGCCACAGCGAGACCAGTCGCGTGTCGTCGTCGGACTACTCGCCGCCGCTGGACTGGGCGTTCGATGTGGCATCCCGGATCCCCGCGGGGATCAAGCTGGGTCCGGGGCACGACCGGGACGCCCTTCCCGCCGACGCCGAGGCGCAGTGGGTCAGTGCCGACGGCAGTGTCGTCGAGCTCGTCGTCTGGACAGGCTCCCTCGCCCGCGAGGGTGTGCGCCGCGCCGCGCTCGTGGTCCGCGGCGAGCGCTCGCACGAGCTGACCGCCGGAGCGGATGCCGACGACGCGCCCGTCCGCGACCTCGGCGCGTTCCTGCACGAGCCCGACGGCGCGGTGATCCGCGCCCGCCTGATCGGAGACGTCGCTCGGACGCTGGATGCCGGGATGCTCGATGAGCGCATCGCGTATCTCACGTCCGACGCTGCGCTCACGAGCCCCTTCGTGCAGTCGTTCCGGGTGCGCGAGACGATGCCGGCCAACCCGAAGGCCATCAGCGCTGTGCTCAAGGCACACGGCATCGGCACGCTCGAGATCAAGAAGCGCGGCATGGACATCGACCCCGCCGCCTTCCGCAAGAAGCTGACGCTGCGGGGAGACCAGGCGGCCACTCTGATCCTCACCCGGGTGGGCGACCAGCGACGGGCCATCCTCGCGGACCGGGTGCCGGCACCGGAGTAG
- the tsaD gene encoding tRNA (adenosine(37)-N6)-threonylcarbamoyltransferase complex transferase subunit TsaD, which translates to MSEPLVLGIETSCDETGIGIVRGRTLLSNTIASSMDEHARYGGVVPEVAARAHLEALQPSIDAALVEAGVRLEDLDAVAVTSGPGLAGALMVGVGAAKGLAIALDKPLYAVNHLVGHIAADILTPGSEPLEYPTIALLVSGGHTSLLHVRDLTTDVEMLGETMDDAAGEAFDKVARLLSLPYPGGPEIDRAALDGDPTAIRFPRGLSRASDLAKHRYDFSFSGLKTAVARWVERCEADGVPVPVADVAASFREAVVDVLVTKALAACADLGVPRLLLGGGVIANRRLREVALARAEAAGVTVRIPPLSLCTDNGAMIAALAAELISSGRAPSTLGFGADSTLPVTEIQVDERVAVQ; encoded by the coding sequence ATGAGCGAGCCGCTGGTGCTGGGCATCGAGACCAGCTGCGATGAGACGGGCATCGGGATCGTCCGCGGACGCACTCTGCTGTCGAACACGATCGCGTCGAGCATGGACGAGCACGCCCGCTACGGCGGCGTCGTGCCGGAGGTCGCCGCCCGAGCGCATCTCGAAGCGCTGCAGCCGTCGATCGACGCCGCGCTCGTCGAGGCCGGGGTGCGACTCGAGGACCTGGATGCCGTGGCGGTGACGAGCGGCCCCGGGCTCGCCGGTGCGCTCATGGTCGGCGTCGGCGCGGCGAAGGGACTCGCGATCGCCCTCGACAAGCCGCTCTACGCGGTCAACCACCTGGTCGGCCACATCGCCGCCGACATCCTCACCCCCGGATCAGAGCCGCTGGAGTATCCGACCATCGCACTGCTCGTCTCGGGCGGGCATACCTCGCTTCTGCATGTCCGCGATCTGACGACGGACGTGGAGATGCTGGGCGAGACGATGGATGACGCGGCAGGGGAGGCGTTCGACAAGGTCGCCCGCCTGCTGTCGCTGCCCTACCCGGGCGGCCCCGAGATCGATCGAGCGGCGCTCGACGGCGACCCGACGGCGATCCGATTCCCGCGCGGCCTCTCCCGCGCATCCGACCTCGCGAAGCACCGTTACGACTTCTCCTTCTCGGGACTGAAGACGGCCGTCGCCCGCTGGGTGGAGCGCTGCGAGGCCGACGGTGTGCCGGTGCCAGTCGCCGATGTGGCGGCGAGCTTCCGTGAAGCGGTCGTCGACGTGCTGGTCACGAAGGCCCTCGCCGCCTGCGCCGACCTCGGCGTGCCGCGCCTGCTGCTCGGCGGCGGTGTGATCGCGAACCGCCGACTGCGCGAGGTGGCGCTCGCCCGTGCGGAGGCGGCAGGCGTGACCGTGCGCATTCCGCCGCTGTCGCTGTGCACCGACAACGGCGCCATGATCGCCGCGCTCGCCGCCGAGCTGATCTCGTCCGGTCGCGCTCCGTCGACCCTCGGCTTCGGTGCCGACTCCACGCTTCCGGTCACCGAGATCCAGGTCGACGAGCGCGTCGCGGTGCAGTGA